A single window of Montipora capricornis isolate CH-2021 chromosome 14, ASM3666992v2, whole genome shotgun sequence DNA harbors:
- the LOC138033369 gene encoding uncharacterized protein: MQSLYRVESALDETQQYLRRDCLEINGVPISSYENPNQLVKEVGLLAGVEIDDRHIAAAHKLPDSKNVKNRLIVKFIQRDKREELYKHRKNLVEKNISHLPSVEDGNGKIFINESLTSYRKRLFGRIREYKRNNNLKYLWTSNGKIMLKVNDTSPTQAFVTHEQFENYLDQISNH, encoded by the coding sequence ATGCAGTCATTGTATCGAGTCGAGAGCGCTCTTGATGAGACTCAACAGTATCTGAGGAGAGATTGTTTAGAAATCAACGGCGTACCGATCTCATCGTATGAAAACCCCAATCAACTTGTGAAAGAAGTTGGCTTGCTCGCTGGTGTTGAAATTGATGATCGCCATATTGCCGCCGCGCATAAACTCCCAGACTCAAAGAATGTAAAAAATCGTCTCATTGTGAAATTTATTCAGAGAGATAAGAGGGAAGAACTGTACAAGCATCGGAAGAACCTGGTAGAAAAAAACATCAGCCACCTGCCCTCAGTTGAAGATGGGAATGGCAAGATCTTTATTAATGAATCCTTGACTAGTTATCGCAAGAGGCTCTTTGGTCGCATAAGGGAGTAcaagagaaataacaatttgaaATACCTGTGGACAAGCAACGGTAAAATTATGCTGAAAGTGAATGATACGTCCCCCACACAAGCCTTTGTGACACACGAACAATTTGAGAATTATCTCGACCAGATAAGCAATCATTGA